In Urechidicola croceus, a single window of DNA contains:
- a CDS encoding pseudouridine synthase, which translates to MEIIKNHRHFIVCKPDGYLSQFISNQTKRTNKKMLGELYNFPKNTMAIGRLDEDSEGLLFLTTDGKTSQLIRSNKIEKEYYAQVDGIITGDAINQLSKGVEIGFDGKKYITKPCKTFKIEKLPTLPIRRKKIRDDRHGPTSWVSITLTEGKFRQVRKMTSAVGFPTLRLIRFRIGDVELNSMKAGDVIEVPNFNIS; encoded by the coding sequence ATGGAAATAATTAAGAACCATCGTCATTTTATTGTCTGTAAACCTGATGGTTATTTAAGTCAGTTTATAAGTAACCAAACAAAAAGAACGAACAAAAAAATGTTAGGTGAACTTTATAATTTCCCCAAAAACACTATGGCAATTGGTCGTTTAGACGAAGATTCTGAAGGTTTATTATTTCTAACAACAGATGGAAAAACAAGTCAATTGATAAGAAGTAATAAAATAGAAAAAGAATATTATGCACAAGTTGATGGTATCATTACTGGTGATGCTATAAATCAACTTTCCAAAGGTGTTGAAATAGGTTTTGATGGTAAAAAATATATAACTAAACCCTGTAAAACATTTAAAATAGAAAAATTACCTACTTTACCAATAAGAAGAAAAAAAATCAGAGATGATCGTCATGGACCTACAAGTTGGGTATCAATCACTCTTACTGAGGGTAAATTTAGGCAAGTTCGCAAAATGACATCTGCAGTGGGATTTCCTACTTTAAGATTAATTCGTTTTCGTATTGGAGATGTTGAACTAAATTCAATGAAAGCTGGAGACGTGATTGAGGTTCCAAATTTTAATATATCCTAA
- a CDS encoding DUF1853 family protein: MNTNLKDILLQYKGFLKTPTLWKKNPVYELQQIDLPKKNDSIFNDKVNSELRLGKLVERFVHHELASYKSIQILAENVQIQNDKITIGEIDFILRINNIPVHLEVIYKFYLYDKNIGNTELEHWIGPNKKDNLVKKLTKLKEKQLPIIYNKFSSNILKDLEIDIVDLEQYVYFKAQLFIPFKSIKPQFKNLNEDCIKGFYIHFDKINELNSCKFYIPSKVNWLQEIQIHKEWLNFEKFSIEIQKIIKNKSAPLCWLKYPNGETEKFFVIWW, translated from the coding sequence ATGAATACTAATCTAAAAGATATACTACTACAATATAAAGGCTTTCTAAAAACTCCTACTCTTTGGAAAAAAAATCCTGTTTATGAACTTCAACAAATTGATTTGCCTAAAAAAAACGATAGTATATTTAATGATAAAGTAAATTCAGAATTACGACTTGGTAAACTAGTAGAACGTTTTGTACATCATGAATTAGCAAGTTATAAATCAATTCAAATTTTAGCAGAAAATGTTCAAATACAAAATGATAAAATTACTATTGGAGAAATAGATTTCATTTTAAGAATCAATAACATTCCTGTTCATTTAGAAGTTATATATAAATTTTATTTATATGATAAAAATATTGGTAATACCGAGTTAGAACATTGGATAGGTCCCAACAAAAAGGATAACTTAGTAAAAAAACTCACAAAACTAAAAGAAAAACAATTACCCATTATTTATAATAAGTTTTCGAGTAATATATTAAAAGATTTAGAAATTGATATTGTAGACCTAGAGCAATATGTGTATTTTAAAGCTCAATTATTTATCCCCTTTAAATCAATAAAACCTCAATTTAAAAATTTAAACGAAGATTGCATAAAAGGATTTTACATTCATTTTGATAAAATTAACGAATTGAATTCTTGTAAGTTTTATATTCCTTCAAAAGTAAATTGGCTACAAGAAATTCAAATTCATAAAGAATGGTTAAACTTCGAAAAATTTTCTATTGAAATTCAAAAAATTATAAAAAATAAAAGTGCTCCATTATGCTGGTTAAAATATCCAAATGGAGAAACTGAAAAATTTTTTGTTATTTGGTGGTGA
- a CDS encoding glycosyltransferase, which yields MSKKILIIGFVWPEPNSTAAGSRILQLIDIFLNQNYEINFACAASKNDKSFPLETLGIKTEIIELNSSNFDVFIKKLKPNIVLFDRYLTEEQYGWRVTENCPDSLKILDTEDLHFLRHARQVAFKIGEKISIKHLSNDIAKREIASIYRCDLSLIISKYEHELLTNTFNIPPTLLFYIPFLLNKIDSDIINSYPTYEERQHFMTIGNIRHEPNWNAIQYLKKDIWPLIRKELPSAEMHIYGAYITEKVSQLNNAKEGFIIKGWAENTEKVFKTHRVCLAPIRFGAGLKGKLIDSMKYGTPSVTTSIGSEGMVFNSLWNGFVTDEPKEFSKKAIELFNNKNTWEVAQKNGVDIINNNFLKEQFNSSLINSIDSLQKNISKHRLNNFTGQMLNHHTMKSTKYFSKWIEEKNS from the coding sequence ATGTCAAAAAAAATACTCATTATTGGATTTGTATGGCCAGAGCCTAATTCTACTGCTGCTGGAAGCAGAATATTACAACTCATTGATATTTTCTTAAATCAAAATTATGAAATAAATTTTGCATGTGCTGCATCAAAAAATGATAAATCATTTCCTTTAGAAACTTTAGGCATCAAAACAGAAATCATAGAATTAAATAGTTCTAACTTCGATGTGTTTATAAAGAAATTAAAGCCCAATATTGTTCTATTTGATAGGTACCTAACGGAAGAACAATATGGATGGAGAGTAACTGAAAACTGTCCTGATTCATTAAAAATTTTAGATACTGAAGATTTACATTTTTTAAGACATGCAAGACAAGTAGCATTTAAGATAGGTGAGAAAATATCAATTAAACACTTATCAAATGATATTGCCAAACGAGAAATTGCGAGTATATATCGTTGTGATTTAAGTTTGATTATTTCAAAATATGAGCATGAATTGCTAACTAATACTTTCAATATACCACCTACACTTTTATTTTACATTCCATTTTTATTAAATAAAATAGATTCTGATATTATTAACTCCTATCCTACTTATGAAGAACGCCAACATTTTATGACTATTGGGAATATTAGACATGAACCAAATTGGAATGCTATTCAATATTTAAAAAAAGATATTTGGCCATTAATACGTAAGGAATTACCTTCTGCTGAAATGCATATTTACGGTGCCTATATTACCGAAAAGGTATCTCAATTAAATAATGCTAAAGAAGGGTTTATTATAAAAGGTTGGGCTGAAAACACTGAAAAAGTATTTAAAACACATCGCGTTTGTTTGGCACCAATCAGATTTGGTGCTGGCTTAAAAGGAAAACTTATTGACTCAATGAAATATGGCACACCTAGTGTTACAACATCGATTGGCTCAGAAGGTATGGTTTTCAACTCACTTTGGAATGGCTTTGTTACTGATGAACCTAAAGAATTTTCTAAAAAAGCAATTGAATTATTTAATAATAAAAATACTTGGGAAGTTGCTCAAAAAAATGGAGTAGATATTATAAATAATAACTTTTTAAAAGAACAGTTCAATAGTTCTCTAATTAATAGTATTGATAGTCTACAAAAAAACATCTCAAAACATAGATTGAACAACTTTACTGGTCAAATGTTAAATCATCATACAATGAAAAGCACCAAATATTTCTCTAAATGGATTGAAGAAAAAAATTCATAA
- a CDS encoding DNA topoisomerase 3 — protein MKVCIAEKPSVAREIASVLGANTKRDGYFEGNGYAVTYTFGHLCTLFEPNDYKPHWKSWDLNNLPMLPKKFKTKVSDNQGIQKQFNIVKGLFDKADVIINCGDAGQEGELIQRWVIDQAEYKGDIKRLWISSLTTEAIKEGFENLKLSSDYDNLYYAGFSRAIGDWLLGMNATRLYTVKHGGYKQMLSVGRVQTPTLAMVVNRHKEIENFRPQPYWELQTLYRETLFNCEEGRFLKKEEGENFANKVKESEFEIVSITKKKGNEYAPKLFDLTGLQVYCNNKFGFSADETLKIVQKLYEQKVVTYPRVDTTFLPNDVYPKVTGILQNLKTYSTFTEPLFGKKIKKSSRVFNDKKVTDHHAIIPTGVQINLQYNQNLVYDIITRRFIAVFYDDCKVSNTAVIGKADSVTFRTTGKEIIEKGWRVVFENPNKNEKKEIGILPTFTKGEKGPHEPSFLEKETKPPKNFTEATLLRAMETAGKQVDDDEMREIMKENGIGRPSTRANIIETLFKRKYIVRNKKLVIPTTTGIQLIDTIQNELLKSAELTGQWEKQLKEIEKGNFNAGTFIKNMKKMVDDLVYEVRSEKVRANISHVVTTNSKPQKASKKVKGIISKKCPKCKKGSILKGKTAFGCSEFKSGCNLRLPFSFLDKKISENQYIRLIDKGCTVNLKGFKINNSKVEGLVRFNEQFELILEQKKNTQQQNIPDVIKCPKCNQGTILKGKTAYGCSEYKKTCDFIYSFDTIRDKAQGKPLNKELVYNILNGNN, from the coding sequence ATGAAGGTTTGTATTGCAGAAAAACCAAGTGTAGCACGTGAAATTGCCTCTGTTTTAGGAGCCAATACAAAGCGTGATGGTTACTTTGAAGGTAATGGATATGCAGTAACTTATACATTTGGTCATTTATGCACACTATTTGAACCTAATGATTATAAGCCCCATTGGAAAAGTTGGGATTTAAACAACTTACCAATGTTACCTAAAAAATTTAAAACTAAAGTTTCTGATAATCAAGGTATACAAAAGCAATTTAATATAGTAAAGGGACTTTTTGATAAAGCCGACGTAATCATAAATTGTGGGGATGCAGGTCAAGAAGGAGAACTTATTCAGCGTTGGGTAATTGACCAAGCAGAATATAAAGGTGATATTAAACGCCTTTGGATTTCGTCTTTGACCACTGAAGCAATTAAAGAAGGATTTGAAAATTTAAAACTGTCTTCAGATTATGATAACCTTTATTACGCAGGCTTTTCAAGAGCAATTGGAGATTGGCTTTTAGGTATGAATGCAACACGTTTATACACAGTAAAACACGGAGGTTACAAACAGATGCTTTCCGTTGGTAGAGTTCAAACACCTACGTTAGCAATGGTTGTTAATCGTCATAAAGAAATTGAAAATTTTAGACCACAACCTTATTGGGAATTACAAACTCTATATCGCGAAACCTTATTCAATTGTGAAGAAGGTCGTTTCTTAAAAAAAGAAGAAGGTGAAAATTTTGCTAATAAAGTAAAAGAAAGTGAATTTGAAATTGTTTCTATTACTAAGAAAAAAGGAAATGAGTATGCTCCAAAACTTTTTGATTTAACAGGCCTACAGGTTTATTGCAATAATAAATTTGGCTTTTCTGCAGATGAAACACTAAAAATAGTTCAAAAATTATATGAACAAAAAGTAGTAACATATCCTAGAGTTGATACCACATTTTTACCAAATGATGTCTATCCTAAAGTTACAGGAATACTTCAAAACTTAAAAACATATTCTACTTTTACAGAACCTTTATTCGGTAAAAAAATAAAAAAATCATCAAGGGTCTTTAATGATAAAAAAGTAACCGATCACCATGCAATAATTCCAACTGGAGTTCAAATTAACTTACAGTACAATCAAAATTTAGTTTATGACATCATTACACGACGGTTTATTGCTGTATTTTATGATGATTGTAAAGTATCAAACACTGCAGTAATTGGAAAAGCGGATTCAGTAACTTTTAGGACAACTGGTAAAGAAATTATTGAAAAAGGTTGGAGAGTTGTTTTTGAAAATCCTAATAAAAATGAAAAGAAAGAAATAGGAATTTTACCCACTTTTACTAAAGGTGAAAAAGGCCCTCACGAACCATCCTTTCTAGAAAAAGAAACAAAACCTCCAAAAAACTTTACTGAAGCGACATTACTCCGTGCTATGGAAACAGCCGGTAAGCAAGTAGATGATGATGAAATGAGAGAAATAATGAAAGAAAATGGCATTGGAAGGCCTTCTACTCGTGCAAATATCATTGAAACATTATTTAAGAGAAAATATATAGTTAGAAATAAAAAATTAGTCATTCCAACAACTACAGGAATACAATTGATTGACACAATTCAAAATGAACTATTGAAATCTGCTGAATTAACGGGTCAATGGGAAAAACAATTAAAAGAAATTGAAAAAGGAAATTTCAACGCTGGAACTTTCATAAAAAATATGAAAAAAATGGTAGACGATTTAGTATATGAAGTTCGTAGTGAAAAAGTAAGGGCTAATATTTCTCATGTAGTAACAACAAATAGTAAACCCCAAAAAGCATCCAAAAAAGTAAAAGGCATAATCTCAAAAAAATGCCCTAAATGTAAAAAAGGTAGTATTTTAAAAGGTAAAACAGCCTTTGGTTGTAGTGAATTTAAAAGTGGATGTAACCTTAGATTACCGTTTTCTTTTTTAGATAAAAAAATATCTGAAAATCAATATATAAGATTGATAGATAAAGGATGTACTGTAAATTTAAAAGGATTTAAAATTAACAATTCAAAAGTTGAAGGATTAGTTAGGTTTAACGAACAATTTGAATTGATTTTAGAACAAAAAAAGAATACACAACAACAAAACATTCCTGATGTAATAAAATGTCCTAAATGTAACCAAGGTACTATACTTAAAGGAAAAACTGCATATGGATGTAGTGAATATAAAAAGACTTGTGATTTTATTTACTCATTTGATACCATAAGAGATAAAGCACAAGGTAAACCCTTGAATAAAGAACTTGTATATAACATTTTGAATGGAAATAATTAA
- a CDS encoding outer membrane beta-barrel protein yields MKTILKTVFVLMFLVNSFNSYSQEYYIRVGGGFIGQSGKTEFNNVDPNGITGIEQSTDITISADGSSATVKALNGTMGGGAKFNITGGYMFNKHFGAEFGITYFHGAETLIGRFRSPNMFSVENAYIRGFDVMPGIIINAGYEKINPYLRAGAILTASGKLNIETEVTQFNGAGQGTDIEVKAKSEVTSKFSVGFGGAAGVTYPISDKLNFFCEVEFKTFSIQSKSAEIVEYSTMAVTGEQSSPIPGQQLEDLPKSEKNFIFSDSHVQSTIIPHSEDEPRVIPTQYVNVSGTGVNIGVSYSF; encoded by the coding sequence ATGAAAACAATATTAAAAACAGTATTTGTTTTAATGTTTTTAGTGAATAGTTTCAACAGTTATTCTCAAGAATATTATATAAGAGTTGGAGGAGGATTCATTGGACAATCTGGTAAAACAGAATTTAACAATGTAGATCCAAATGGTATCACAGGTATTGAACAATCTACCGATATTACTATCAGTGCAGATGGAAGTTCTGCAACAGTAAAAGCACTTAATGGAACTATGGGTGGTGGTGCAAAATTTAATATTACTGGAGGATATATGTTTAATAAACATTTTGGGGCAGAGTTCGGAATAACTTACTTTCATGGAGCGGAAACACTCATAGGTAGATTTAGAAGTCCAAATATGTTTTCAGTTGAAAATGCATACATAAGAGGTTTTGATGTAATGCCAGGTATTATTATTAATGCAGGTTATGAAAAGATAAATCCATATTTAAGAGCAGGTGCCATTTTAACTGCTAGTGGAAAATTAAATATTGAAACTGAAGTTACTCAATTTAATGGAGCAGGGCAAGGAACAGATATTGAGGTAAAAGCCAAATCAGAAGTAACTTCAAAATTTAGTGTTGGATTTGGAGGTGCAGCAGGAGTTACATATCCAATTTCTGATAAGTTGAATTTTTTTTGTGAAGTTGAGTTTAAGACATTTAGTATACAAAGTAAAAGTGCAGAAATTGTAGAATATTCAACAATGGCAGTAACTGGGGAACAATCTTCGCCAATACCTGGACAACAATTGGAAGATTTACCAAAATCTGAAAAGAATTTTATATTTTCAGATAGTCATGTTCAAAGCACAATAATTCCACATTCTGAGGACGAACCAAGAGTCATACCTACTCAATATGTTAATGTAAGTGGTACAGGAGTTAACATAGGTGTTAGTTATTCTTTTTAA
- a CDS encoding reprolysin-like metallopeptidase, whose amino-acid sequence MKKKLLLTVSLLFINFILTAQKQYWEKQNNLIESQKISEEPINFEQFKLDIQELNKLLIFAPLRNESKTSSVIIDFPNGKGYYEKFEVFEAPVIHPKLSAKYPDIKSYIGRAIDTKSMVRFSYSNSQGLNVAISDNKNSTYLIKPIGKNLELYVGFSRNEITEEYDLNCETIEGFKKSTIENSDRNQFNDGFLRKYRVAVSTTGEFSQYFLDGSEVDDNERKAKLTAVINASLTRINGIFERDFSVTMELIPENESVIFLDGSSDPYSEGSLNSQLQNTLDSNITNDNYDVGHLFAYEDTVHGNAGCIACICTSGSKGSGYTAHNAPDSDNFNMIASHEFGHQFGGWHVQSSSNCRSANGLAEVEPGSGSSIMGYAGICPANVQNGPDDYFNYVDIRDIIQWTREDSSCAELISSGNNDPIANAGLDYTIPISTAFILEGSGSDVDSEDILTYCWEENDPENPNTSSPPTSTQFQGPMFRSRLPIDTPVRYMPQLSDVISGNLEPTWEVLPSIGRTMDFALTVRDNAIIGPKTGSDEMTVTVNNDSGPFIVTSQTTTETWFVGDYVTIEWDVANTNQAPINAENVDVFVSIDGGYTFPYTLAENIANDGSETLILPNMPSSSQGRIMIKASDNIFYAMNSTDIDIQTSEFIMVFDEVEQSGCKPNDVVYNFTYTTFLDFNETTVFSAENLPLGASIDFNPAFASLNGTNVEVTISNTAAIDLGEHNIIIKGNSDTIEKSANIKFTLFDDSLNTPTLVSPNNDSTSIQLNPILNWSEDNNAQAFIIEISTDNAFSNIIISEEISTPYFEPNNLDFNTTYYWHVKSINPCVSTSFSTTFNFTTFCVSPGNLNASNITTDSAEISWVENGNATSWEIEITEQGQSPIGSGISISTNGYQATELNSLTTYDVYLRSDCDNGNTSDWIGPYQFTTVADFCNGDHFFDSGGESGGYSDNEYITTVISPLDADFVEVTFTSFNTESGYDYLYVYDGPNTNANFLGSYSGSLNPGTFTSTHSSGSLTFLFVSDESVTTSGWDATVNCITVTCPVPLDFTATDIGYTTASFDWNSGDSETKWELEYGESGFITGNGSTITTETSNYQIPDLELNTSYDVYLRAVCGDNPGEDDSFWVGPISFRTLNLNSPANLTADLNQENGEVELNWEEGSGNDGIIGDWTLYFDHDCIGSYSSVIITFYEDNTFYIPSEDTSGTWTLNENMVVWTYSNDFQYTGTISGDYMDGTMDSGGCWYADKLTGYGRTIEYIVNEITTYNEISRNQNEIYQFEFNPAQRAFINYNVYRNNTFITETTETTYLDNLPNYGTYEYYVTAVYDEGESSPSNIETVVWVSCPPPTDFSFNNLTDSSVDLTWNVGYDETSWEIEYGTTGFTLGTGIVVNVESNPYTLQDLNSNSYYDVYLRANCNINPEIDNSEWIGPISFATLINYCNGDYFYDSGGENGNYSDDENNITVISSLGSDHVEITFLEFSLEYGYDNLRIYDGPDTSSTLIGTYTGTDNPGTITSTHESGSLTLHFTSDGSVTYSGWKASITCNTLGIEDVFIKGFNYYPNPVSNMLNIKSLELIKSIKVFNPIGQLIISKEFDNNQDLQLDLNNLTTGTYYVKVFTDEKIKVFKILKQ is encoded by the coding sequence ATGAAAAAGAAACTATTACTCACCGTTTCCCTGCTATTTATTAATTTTATTTTAACTGCTCAAAAACAATATTGGGAAAAACAAAATAACTTAATTGAATCTCAAAAAATATCTGAAGAACCAATAAATTTTGAACAATTTAAACTTGATATTCAAGAATTAAATAAATTATTAATTTTTGCGCCTTTAAGGAATGAAAGCAAAACATCAAGTGTCATTATTGATTTCCCAAATGGAAAAGGATACTATGAAAAATTTGAAGTTTTTGAAGCGCCAGTAATTCATCCCAAACTATCGGCTAAATACCCAGATATTAAATCATATATCGGACGTGCAATAGATACTAAATCTATGGTTAGATTTAGTTATTCAAATTCACAAGGTTTAAATGTTGCAATATCTGACAATAAAAACTCAACATATTTAATTAAACCCATTGGTAAAAACTTAGAATTGTATGTTGGCTTTTCTAGAAATGAAATTACTGAAGAATATGATTTAAATTGCGAAACAATTGAAGGATTTAAAAAGTCAACAATTGAAAATAGTGATAGAAATCAATTTAATGATGGTTTCTTAAGAAAATATAGAGTTGCCGTCTCCACAACAGGTGAGTTTTCTCAATATTTCTTAGATGGTTCTGAAGTTGATGATAATGAAAGAAAAGCAAAACTTACGGCTGTAATAAATGCATCACTAACAAGAATAAATGGAATATTTGAAAGAGACTTTTCTGTAACTATGGAATTGATTCCTGAAAACGAATCGGTTATTTTTTTAGATGGATCTAGTGATCCTTATAGTGAAGGTTCTCTTAACAGCCAACTTCAAAATACATTAGATTCAAATATTACAAACGACAATTATGATGTTGGACATCTGTTTGCTTATGAAGACACGGTTCATGGAAATGCTGGTTGTATTGCTTGTATATGTACTTCTGGATCTAAAGGAAGTGGATATACTGCACATAATGCACCTGACTCAGATAATTTTAACATGATAGCAAGTCATGAGTTTGGCCATCAATTTGGTGGTTGGCACGTGCAAAGTAGTTCAAATTGTAGAAGTGCCAATGGTTTAGCAGAAGTTGAACCAGGAAGTGGTAGTTCAATTATGGGTTATGCTGGAATTTGCCCAGCAAATGTTCAAAATGGACCAGATGATTACTTTAATTATGTAGATATAAGAGATATAATTCAATGGACAAGAGAAGACAGCTCTTGCGCAGAATTAATAAGTTCAGGAAATAATGATCCTATTGCTAATGCAGGATTAGATTATACAATACCTATTTCAACAGCCTTTATATTAGAAGGTTCAGGATCTGATGTAGATTCGGAAGACATTCTCACCTATTGTTGGGAAGAAAATGATCCTGAAAATCCGAATACTTCAAGCCCACCAACTTCTACTCAATTTCAAGGTCCAATGTTTAGATCTAGATTACCTATTGATACACCTGTTCGTTATATGCCACAATTGAGTGATGTAATTTCAGGAAATCTTGAGCCAACTTGGGAAGTTCTACCTTCAATAGGTAGAACAATGGATTTTGCATTAACAGTTAGAGATAATGCTATTATAGGCCCAAAAACTGGATCTGATGAAATGACAGTTACAGTCAATAATGATAGTGGTCCATTTATTGTCACTTCACAAACTACAACAGAAACTTGGTTTGTAGGAGATTATGTGACTATTGAATGGGATGTTGCCAATACAAATCAAGCACCAATAAATGCTGAAAATGTTGATGTTTTTGTTTCAATTGATGGAGGTTATACATTTCCATATACTTTAGCAGAAAATATTGCAAATGATGGCAGTGAAACATTAATCTTACCAAACATGCCTTCATCATCACAAGGTAGAATTATGATAAAAGCATCAGATAATATCTTTTATGCAATGAATTCTACAGATATTGATATTCAAACATCCGAATTCATAATGGTCTTTGATGAGGTAGAACAATCGGGCTGTAAACCAAATGATGTCGTATATAATTTTACATATACTACTTTCTTAGATTTTAATGAAACAACAGTTTTTTCTGCAGAAAATTTACCTTTAGGTGCTTCTATTGATTTCAATCCAGCATTTGCATCACTAAATGGTACAAATGTAGAGGTAACTATTAGTAACACAGCGGCAATTGATTTAGGTGAACACAATATTATTATTAAAGGAAATTCCGATACTATTGAAAAGAGTGCAAATATCAAATTTACTTTATTTGATGATTCTTTAAACACACCTACTCTAGTTTCACCAAATAATGATTCAACAAGTATTCAATTGAATCCAATTCTAAATTGGTCAGAAGATAATAATGCCCAAGCATTTATTATCGAAATTTCAACAGATAATGCATTTTCTAATATCATTATATCAGAAGAAATTTCAACTCCATATTTTGAACCAAATAATTTAGATTTCAATACAACATATTATTGGCATGTAAAATCAATTAATCCATGTGTTTCCACTTCTTTTTCAACAACTTTTAACTTTACAACTTTTTGTGTTTCTCCAGGTAATTTAAATGCTAGTAATATTACTACAGATTCGGCAGAAATTAGTTGGGTTGAAAATGGTAATGCAACTTCTTGGGAGATTGAAATTACTGAACAAGGGCAATCACCTATAGGCTCTGGCATTAGTATTTCTACTAATGGTTATCAAGCAACCGAACTTAATTCATTAACAACTTATGATGTATATTTAAGGTCTGATTGTGATAACGGGAACACAAGTGATTGGATAGGCCCATATCAATTTACAACGGTTGCAGATTTTTGTAATGGTGATCACTTCTTTGATTCTGGAGGTGAATCTGGAGGCTATTCTGACAATGAATATATTACAACTGTTATTTCACCGTTAGATGCAGATTTTGTAGAAGTAACGTTTACAAGTTTTAATACAGAAAGTGGGTATGATTATTTATATGTATATGATGGCCCTAATACTAATGCAAATTTCTTAGGGTCATATTCAGGAAGTTTAAATCCTGGTACATTTACTTCTACACATTCTAGCGGAAGTTTAACATTCCTTTTTGTTTCAGATGAAAGTGTAACAACATCTGGATGGGATGCAACTGTAAATTGTATCACTGTAACTTGTCCTGTACCATTAGATTTCACTGCAACTGATATTGGATATACTACAGCCAGTTTTGATTGGAATTCTGGTGATTCTGAAACAAAATGGGAATTAGAGTATGGAGAATCTGGATTTATAACAGGAAATGGCTCTACAATTACTACAGAAACTTCAAATTACCAAATACCTGATTTAGAATTAAACACTAGTTATGATGTTTACCTTAGGGCAGTCTGTGGAGATAATCCAGGTGAAGATGACAGTTTTTGGGTTGGTCCTATTTCATTTAGAACCTTAAATCTAAATAGCCCAGCAAATTTAACTGCTGATTTAAATCAAGAAAACGGTGAAGTTGAACTTAATTGGGAAGAAGGTTCAGGAAATGATGGTATTATTGGAGATTGGACGCTATATTTTGATCATGACTGTATTGGTAGTTATAGTTCTGTAATAATTACCTTTTATGAAGATAATACATTTTATATACCTTCTGAAGATACTAGTGGTACCTGGACACTTAATGAAAATATGGTTGTCTGGACTTACAGTAACGATTTTCAATACACTGGAACGATTTCTGGTGACTATATGGATGGAACTATGGATTCTGGAGGTTGTTGGTATGCTGATAAACTCACTGGTTATGGAAGAACTATTGAATATATTGTGAATGAAATTACAACCTATAATGAAATTTCAAGAAATCAAAATGAAATTTATCAATTTGAATTTAATCCTGCACAAAGAGCATTCATAAATTATAATGTATATAGAAACAATACATTTATTACTGAAACAACTGAAACAACATATTTAGATAATTTACCTAATTATGGTACTTATGAATATTATGTTACTGCTGTTTACGATGAAGGCGAATCTTCTCCTTCTAACATTGAGACAGTAGTTTGGGTATCTTGCCCACCTCCAACAGACTTTTCTTTTAATAATTTAACTGATTCTTCAGTAGATTTAACTTGGAATGTAGGTTATGATGAAACAAGTTGGGAAATAGAATATGGAACAACAGGATTTACTTTAGGAACAGGAATAGTCGTTAATGTAGAATCAAATCCATATACACTACAAGATTTAAATTCTAACTCTTATTATGATGTGTATTTAAGAGCAAATTGCAACATTAATCCTGAAATTGATAATAGTGAATGGATTGGCCCAATTTCATTTGCAACATTGATTAATTACTGCAATGGAGATTATTTTTACGATTCTGGTGGAGAAAATGGAAATTATTCTGATGACGAGAATAATATAACAGTAATTTCTTCATTGGGCTCTGATCATGTTGAAATAACTTTTTTGGAATTTAGTTTAGAATATGGATATGATAATTTAAGAATATATGATGGTCCAGATACAAGTTCTACTTTGATTGGTACATATACTGGAACTGACAATCCAGGTACAATTACTTCTACACATGAAAGTGGAAGTTTAACATTACATTTTACTTCTGATGGTTCTGTAACCTATAGCGGTTGGAAAGCATCCATAACTTGTAATACGTTAGGAATTGAAGATGTTTTCATTAAAGGATTTAACTATTATCCAAATCCTGTTTCGAATATGTTAAACATAAAATCACTTGAACTTATTAAATCAATAAAAGTATTCAATCCTATTGGACAACTTATTATTTCTAAGGAATTTGATAATAATCAAGACTTACAATTAGATTTGAATAATCTTACAACAGGAACTTATTACGTAAAAGTTTTTACAGATGAAAAAATTAAAGTCTTTAAGATATTAAAACAATAA